In one Candidatus Methylomirabilis sp. genomic region, the following are encoded:
- a CDS encoding HAD family hydrolase: MPARILLFDLDGTLLLTGGAGVRALDRAFRELHGLEEAGREIPFRGRTDLSIIRDIVERKLRRPFQPDEAGAICAHYLRYLEEEVGRSATYRVLPGVPELLPLLAARGDCLLGLGTGNIETGARIKLARADLNRFFAFGGFGSDAEDRVEVLRRGVARGEARRARSGADGPAQVVVIGDTHLDVESGRALGARTVAVATGGESPAALAEAGPDLLLADLSDPEAFLRILDG; this comes from the coding sequence ATGCCGGCCCGCATCCTCCTCTTCGACCTGGACGGCACCCTCCTCCTCACGGGCGGGGCCGGCGTGCGGGCGCTGGACCGGGCGTTTCGGGAGCTGCACGGGCTCGAGGAGGCAGGGCGGGAAATCCCGTTTCGGGGCCGGACCGACCTCTCGATCATCCGGGACATCGTCGAGCGGAAGCTGCGCCGGCCGTTCCAGCCTGACGAAGCAGGGGCGATCTGCGCGCACTACCTCCGCTACCTGGAGGAGGAGGTGGGGCGCTCGGCCACCTACCGGGTCCTCCCCGGGGTGCCCGAGCTCCTCCCCCTCCTCGCGGCCCGGGGGGACTGCCTGCTGGGCCTGGGGACGGGAAACATCGAGACGGGAGCCCGGATCAAACTGGCCCGGGCGGACCTGAACCGGTTCTTCGCCTTCGGCGGGTTCGGGTCCGACGCCGAGGACCGGGTCGAAGTCCTGCGTCGCGGCGTGGCGCGGGGGGAAGCGCGGCGGGCGCGAAGTGGCGCGGACGGCCCGGCCCAGGTGGTGGTCATCGGGGATACCCACCTGGACGTGGAGAGCGGGCGCGCGCTGGGGGCGCGGACCGTGGCGGTGGCGACGGGCGGGGAGAGCCCGGCTGCCCTGGCCGAGGCGGGGCCCGATCTCCTGCTGGCCGACCTGAGCGATCCGGAGGCGTTCCTGCGGATCCTGGATGGATGA
- a CDS encoding diguanylate cyclase → MGEESTHPPRILVVDDDRLLRALLTDALSKSGYEVSEAVDGEAALETVKRLRPDCIILDILMPGLDGYWVCRALKADSETALIPVLLLTTLSRKEDLLQGLGAGAEDFIRKPFDQQELLARVEAQLRVKQRHDALAKERNDLQALLEVSRAVSSTLRSRDIFQIIVRETAGIIASVRCSLVLIADDPLYGYVLASHDNAAVDRLKIELAKYPEMQEAIRTKEPVLIDDVHTHPLLAPVREQVGRLPLTSIYVLPVILRNQVIGTLFLRTAKALHLHSPRELKLCQVIADLAATALQNAHTYESLELNVAHLEQLTLLDDLTGLPNRRFLRKRLEEEFTRAQRHRTPLACVLYDLDNFKQVNDQWGHARGDEVLQQVAQLLQANVRGSDVVARYGGEEFVVLLPMTDESGALAEARRICQVIRKHRMAGAAREIRLSASAGVGIFPGPEIRTAEDLLYQADRALYRAKDAGKGDAALATPTASS, encoded by the coding sequence ATGGGCGAGGAATCTACCCACCCCCCCCGAATCCTCGTGGTGGACGACGACCGTCTGCTCCGCGCGCTCCTCACCGACGCCCTGTCCAAGTCCGGGTACGAGGTCTCAGAGGCGGTCGACGGGGAGGCCGCCCTGGAGACCGTCAAGCGCCTCCGGCCCGATTGCATCATCCTGGACATCCTGATGCCCGGCCTCGACGGATACTGGGTCTGCCGGGCCCTGAAGGCGGACTCGGAGACCGCTCTCATCCCGGTTCTCCTGCTCACGACGCTGAGCCGGAAGGAGGACCTCCTCCAGGGTCTCGGGGCGGGCGCCGAGGACTTCATCCGCAAACCCTTCGACCAACAGGAGCTGCTGGCTCGGGTGGAGGCGCAGCTCAGGGTCAAGCAGCGCCACGATGCGCTCGCCAAGGAGCGCAATGACCTGCAGGCCCTCCTGGAGGTCTCCAGGGCGGTCTCCTCCACCCTCCGATCGCGCGACATCTTCCAGATCATCGTCCGCGAGACCGCCGGGATCATCGCCTCCGTCCGCTGCTCGCTGGTCCTGATCGCGGACGACCCGCTGTACGGCTACGTGCTCGCCTCCCACGACAACGCCGCCGTGGATCGGCTGAAGATCGAGCTGGCCAAGTACCCGGAGATGCAAGAGGCGATCCGGACGAAGGAGCCCGTCCTGATCGACGACGTGCACACGCACCCCCTCCTGGCCCCGGTGCGGGAGCAGGTGGGCCGGCTCCCCCTCACCTCCATCTACGTCCTCCCGGTCATCCTCCGAAATCAGGTGATCGGGACACTCTTCCTCCGGACCGCCAAGGCGCTCCACCTCCACTCCCCTCGGGAGCTCAAGCTCTGCCAGGTCATCGCCGACCTGGCTGCCACTGCTCTCCAGAACGCGCACACCTACGAGAGCCTCGAGCTCAACGTCGCCCACCTGGAGCAACTCACCCTCCTGGACGACCTGACGGGGCTGCCGAACCGGCGGTTCCTGCGCAAGCGCCTGGAGGAGGAGTTCACCCGGGCCCAGCGGCACCGCACCCCGCTCGCCTGCGTGCTGTACGACCTGGACAACTTCAAGCAGGTGAACGATCAGTGGGGGCACGCACGGGGGGACGAGGTGTTGCAGCAGGTGGCCCAGCTCCTGCAGGCCAACGTGCGGGGTTCCGACGTGGTGGCCCGCTACGGCGGCGAGGAGTTCGTGGTCCTCCTCCCCATGACGGACGAATCCGGCGCGCTCGCCGAGGCCCGGCGGATCTGCCAGGTCATCCGGAAGCACCGGATGGCGGGGGCCGCCCGGGAGATCCGCCTGAGCGCCAGCGCCGGCGTGGGGATCTTCCCCGGGCCGGAGATCCGGACAGCCGAGGACCTCCTCTACCAGGCCGACCGGGCCCTCTACCGCGCCAAGGACGCCGGCAAGGGGGACGCCGCCCTGGCGACCCCGACGGCATCTTCCTGA
- a CDS encoding PilZ domain-containing protein, with amino-acid sequence MNRFGQGCRRRFPRFPLASAVEAGGDDGKVSCTSWGVDLGCGGVRISAPALLPEGRRFLVRLPTPAGPLARDAEVTWTALRAGLAGPTPGRPHGLRFLVPLPAATVLALTRIPSPEPSVPVPQERTIPAEAVSLPDIPIIGGGLFVRCPDPSPLGRLVRLRLLTPEGPPLSLAGRVVWANAGGHNPFPAGMGVQILEEPGHEWTRLRTLLERQVPPERPRMAEAWYAIRPGQPGKGWRSSSPVL; translated from the coding sequence ATGAACCGGTTCGGTCAGGGATGTCGGCGGCGCTTCCCCCGCTTCCCGCTGGCCAGCGCGGTGGAGGCGGGCGGGGATGACGGCAAGGTTTCCTGCACGAGCTGGGGAGTGGACCTGGGGTGTGGCGGCGTCCGGATCAGCGCCCCGGCACTCCTCCCCGAGGGGCGGAGATTCCTCGTCCGCCTCCCCACGCCGGCCGGGCCGCTCGCCCGGGACGCGGAGGTCACGTGGACGGCGTTGCGGGCGGGGCTGGCCGGACCGACACCCGGCCGGCCCCACGGGCTCCGGTTTCTCGTTCCGCTCCCGGCAGCCACTGTCCTCGCCCTGACCCGCATTCCCTCGCCTGAGCCGTCCGTCCCGGTCCCTCAGGAGCGGACCATTCCCGCCGAGGCCGTGAGCCTCCCGGACATCCCCATCATCGGGGGCGGCCTCTTCGTCCGCTGCCCCGATCCCTCCCCTCTCGGGCGCCTCGTGCGCCTCCGGCTGCTCACCCCCGAGGGCCCGCCCCTCTCGCTCGCGGGCCGGGTGGTCTGGGCGAACGCGGGGGGGCACAACCCGTTCCCCGCCGGGATGGGGGTGCAGATCCTCGAGGAGCCGGGCCACGAGTGGACGCGGCTGAGAACGCTCCTCGAGCGGCAGGTCCCCCCGGAGCGCCCCCGGATGGCGGAGGCCTGGTACGCGATCCGCCCCGGGCAGCCGGGGAAGGGTTGGCGGTCCAGCAGCCCCGTGCTATGA
- a CDS encoding TIGR02266 family protein translates to MASQGTEERRHPRFDVFLPLACHPLDWPDARGLEGKAKDLGQGGIRMLLPTPVAPQTVLLDLRMPGGPLRLGGEVRWVGPLEQSDLGGHFFPHGVRFSRPLSRSTVEEVVTHQLALRKLPQHPRIPVELPVEYAVTDRFVATSCLNISRGGIYVQTPDPPSLNREIILRFTIPGNAVPLRLRGRVVWSNPHAGRNPFPPGMGVQFLDLGAAQAARLDDFIASLRRRGIASSDLLRPWYVTPEEPPPTPRSN, encoded by the coding sequence ATGGCCAGCCAAGGGACCGAGGAGCGCCGCCACCCCCGCTTCGACGTGTTCCTCCCCCTCGCGTGCCACCCGCTCGACTGGCCCGACGCCCGGGGCCTCGAAGGGAAGGCCAAGGACCTGGGGCAGGGAGGGATCCGCATGCTCCTCCCCACCCCGGTCGCGCCGCAGACCGTCCTCCTGGACCTCAGGATGCCTGGGGGGCCGCTGCGACTCGGCGGCGAGGTCCGGTGGGTTGGCCCCCTGGAGCAGAGCGACCTGGGCGGCCACTTCTTCCCCCACGGGGTCCGCTTCAGCCGGCCGCTCTCCCGGAGTACGGTGGAGGAGGTCGTCACACACCAGCTCGCGCTGCGCAAGCTCCCCCAGCACCCCCGGATCCCGGTGGAGCTGCCGGTCGAGTACGCCGTCACGGACCGGTTCGTGGCCACCTCCTGCCTGAACATCAGCCGGGGGGGTATTTACGTCCAGACGCCGGACCCGCCCTCGCTCAACCGCGAGATCATTCTCCGCTTCACGATCCCGGGGAACGCCGTGCCGCTCCGCCTCCGGGGTCGCGTGGTCTGGTCCAACCCCCACGCCGGCCGCAACCCCTTCCCGCCGGGGATGGGGGTCCAGTTCCTGGACCTGGGCGCGGCGCAGGCCGCCCGCCTCGACGACTTCATTGCCTCCCTCCGGCGCCGCGGCATCGCGAGCAGCGATTTGCTTCGGCCATGGTACGTGACGCCTGAGGAGCCCCCGCCCACACCCCGGTCCAACTGA
- a CDS encoding response regulator translates to MRAHATRVLLVDNDRFILQTVGDMLREAGYAVETAADGLEALERIAVTSPDVLVLDVVMPKIDGARLCRYLEADPSLARTPVIIFSSLAAPDLLDLPGLRGEAFVAKGPLPIVGRNLLEALAKIGQGNGEPRVYGYDGFRPRQVVAELLHLKQQQDLLLRYIRDGVLLADGAGRVTEVNPAAMTLVGASERSLIGRPLHEVFEPAHREAVRGLWEGLVRGTESADCLTVHQGGRPLRVRFSPVTFRGALAGLVLILTDLSGIDPLAW, encoded by the coding sequence ATGAGGGCGCACGCGACCCGCGTCCTCCTCGTGGACAACGACCGCTTCATCCTGCAGACGGTGGGGGACATGCTGCGGGAGGCGGGATACGCGGTGGAGACGGCCGCCGACGGGCTGGAGGCCCTCGAGCGGATCGCCGTGACGTCGCCGGACGTGCTGGTCCTCGACGTCGTGATGCCCAAGATCGACGGGGCCCGCCTCTGCCGCTACCTGGAGGCGGACCCGAGCCTCGCCCGCACACCCGTCATCATCTTCAGCAGCCTCGCCGCCCCCGACTTACTCGACCTCCCGGGCCTCCGGGGGGAGGCGTTCGTGGCGAAGGGCCCTCTGCCGATTGTGGGCCGAAATCTCCTGGAGGCCCTGGCCAAGATCGGGCAGGGGAACGGCGAGCCACGGGTGTACGGCTACGACGGGTTCCGTCCGCGGCAGGTGGTGGCCGAGCTCCTCCATCTGAAGCAGCAGCAGGACCTCCTCCTGCGGTATATCCGGGACGGCGTCCTCCTCGCCGACGGCGCGGGCCGGGTGACGGAGGTGAACCCGGCCGCCATGACCCTGGTGGGGGCCTCGGAACGGTCCCTCATCGGGCGTCCCCTCCACGAGGTCTTCGAGCCCGCCCACCGGGAGGCGGTCCGGGGGCTCTGGGAGGGGCTTGTCCGGGGCACGGAGTCCGCCGACTGCCTCACCGTCCACCAGGGGGGGCGACCGCTCCGGGTCCGCTTCAGCCCCGTGACCTTTCGCGGCGCCCTGGCCGGCCTCGTGCTCATCCTGACCGACCTCAGCGGGATCGATCCCCTCGCCTGGTAG
- a CDS encoding response regulator: MPEPSQTFKYCPSCGEQVFTFPVVRGNETAIHCSSCGLSLELEAEYRLQTLPCVALADDDKFFRTLLTDLLLTRHLTQEVLPAGTGTELLSRLTERLVAGKEVGLVILDLLMPDLDGGAAARALRALERGLHRPRPLPIIYLSGVRCDEGVRRLVARTQPALYLNKAADSTPDRLAQRVEKMVAYLLWQVHAEQAGRAMRILAVERP, encoded by the coding sequence ATGCCGGAGCCGAGCCAGACGTTCAAGTACTGCCCGTCCTGCGGGGAGCAGGTGTTCACCTTCCCCGTGGTCCGCGGCAACGAGACGGCCATCCACTGCTCCTCCTGCGGCCTCTCCCTCGAGCTGGAGGCGGAGTACCGGCTGCAGACCCTCCCCTGCGTCGCGCTGGCCGACGACGACAAGTTCTTCCGGACCCTCCTCACGGACCTCCTCCTGACCCGACACCTGACCCAGGAGGTCCTGCCGGCCGGCACCGGCACGGAGCTCCTGAGCCGCCTCACCGAGCGCCTGGTGGCCGGCAAGGAGGTGGGCCTGGTCATCCTGGACCTGCTCATGCCCGACCTCGACGGGGGCGCCGCCGCCCGGGCGCTGCGGGCCCTCGAGCGGGGTCTGCACCGCCCCCGCCCCCTCCCCATCATCTACCTGTCGGGGGTGCGCTGCGACGAGGGCGTGCGCCGGCTCGTGGCCCGGACCCAGCCGGCCCTCTACCTGAACAAGGCGGCCGACAGCACGCCGGACCGCCTGGCCCAGCGGGTCGAAAAGATGGTGGCCTACCTCCTGTGGCAGGTCCACGCCGAGCAGGCGGGGCGGGCCATGCGGATCCTGGCGGTGGAGCGGCCATGA